A genomic region of Paenibacillus sp. PL2-23 contains the following coding sequences:
- a CDS encoding TIGR01457 family HAD-type hydrolase, with amino-acid sequence MKSIATAKGLLIDLDGTLYHGHVRIEGADRFIGYLRSNGIPYLYVTNNSSATPEEVASRLVGMGIPAEAEDVCTSAQAAAGHIAETSPGASVFVIGESGLCTALLDAGLHLTEKEPDYVVQGIDRQLTYERAARAVTFIRGGAGSILTNPDLLLPTAGGFMPGAGSIGAMLQAASGVKPTLIGKPSDILMNYALGRLGTLADETWVIGDNVATDIAAGIAAGCGTMLLLTGLTNADNMEHYIEAAGCKPDSICQSLDQLIAELGRRS; translated from the coding sequence ATGAAATCTATTGCAACGGCCAAAGGCCTGTTAATTGATTTGGACGGCACCTTGTATCATGGCCATGTTCGAATTGAAGGAGCGGACCGTTTCATCGGTTATTTGCGCTCGAATGGCATTCCGTATTTATATGTGACCAATAATTCATCGGCAACACCGGAGGAGGTTGCGTCCAGGCTGGTCGGAATGGGTATTCCGGCTGAAGCGGAGGATGTATGCACTTCCGCTCAGGCGGCCGCGGGGCATATTGCAGAGACATCGCCGGGAGCATCCGTGTTCGTCATCGGGGAATCGGGTCTGTGCACCGCTCTGCTGGACGCTGGACTGCATCTGACAGAGAAGGAGCCGGATTACGTCGTGCAGGGCATCGATCGCCAGCTGACCTATGAACGTGCGGCGCGCGCAGTGACGTTCATACGAGGAGGGGCAGGCTCTATTCTGACGAATCCTGATCTTCTGCTGCCAACGGCCGGCGGCTTCATGCCGGGAGCGGGCTCTATTGGCGCTATGCTGCAGGCTGCGTCAGGCGTTAAGCCAACGCTGATAGGCAAGCCCTCAGACATTCTGATGAACTATGCGCTAGGCAGGCTTGGCACACTCGCGGATGAAACCTGGGTGATCGGCGACAATGTGGCTACGGACATCGCGGCTGGCATTGCGGCTGGCTGCGGCACGATGCTGCTGCTGACGGGCCTGACAAATGCGGACAATATGGAGCATTATATAGAAGCAGCCGGCTGCAAGCCAGACTCCATCTGCCAGAGCCTGGATCAACTGATCGCGGAGCTCGGCAGACGCAGCTAA